The following are from one region of the Halorussus rarus genome:
- a CDS encoding ABC transporter ATP-binding protein: MTTVLRTDGLTRRFGALVAVDDVSVAIDDADITSIIGPNGAGKTTFYNLLAGQLEPSAGRVAIRPRREGEAVGDGGTATDGGSSTGGDAATDGGTAAGGGSDDETGPSAGPDDAGAPTGSEETGDDGLVDVTGMEPYEINRLGLARAFQINNVFERLTVLENVRIARISREGRTLDFTSVAATDDDLNAEARRVLELTNLTGVAETKCANLSHGDVRKVEIALALGTDPSVVLLDEPTAGMNATETRRMVDLIGDLDERTDTTFLITEHDMEVVLGISDRILVFDGGRLIADGTPDEVMADERVREAYLGGEE, translated from the coding sequence GTGACGACCGTCCTGCGGACCGACGGCCTGACCCGGCGGTTCGGCGCGCTGGTCGCGGTCGACGACGTGAGCGTCGCGATAGACGACGCCGACATCACCAGCATCATCGGCCCGAACGGCGCGGGCAAGACCACCTTCTACAACCTGCTGGCGGGCCAACTGGAGCCCTCGGCGGGGCGAGTCGCCATCCGGCCCCGCCGCGAGGGGGAGGCCGTCGGCGACGGCGGGACCGCGACGGACGGCGGCAGCTCGACCGGCGGCGACGCCGCCACCGACGGCGGCACCGCGGCGGGCGGCGGGAGCGACGACGAGACGGGACCCTCGGCCGGGCCCGACGACGCGGGAGCCCCGACCGGTTCCGAGGAAACCGGGGACGACGGACTGGTCGACGTGACCGGGATGGAGCCCTACGAGATAAACCGGCTCGGCCTCGCCCGGGCCTTCCAGATAAACAACGTGTTCGAGCGGCTGACCGTGCTGGAGAACGTCCGCATCGCGCGCATCAGCCGGGAGGGCCGGACGCTCGACTTCACGTCGGTCGCGGCCACCGACGACGACCTCAACGCCGAGGCCCGGCGCGTGCTCGAACTGACGAACCTGACGGGGGTGGCCGAGACGAAGTGCGCGAACCTCTCGCACGGCGACGTCAGGAAGGTCGAGATCGCGCTGGCGCTGGGAACCGACCCGTCGGTCGTGCTGCTCGACGAACCGACCGCCGGGATGAACGCGACAGAGACCCGGCGGATGGTCGACCTCATCGGCGATCTCGACGAGCGCACCGACACGACGTTCCTCATCACCGAGCACGACATGGAGGTGGTGCTGGGCATCTCCGACCGCATCCTGGTGTTCGACGGCGGACGGCTCATCGCCGACGGCACCCCCGACGAGGTGATGGCCGACGAGCGCGTCCGGGAGGCCTACCTGGGAGGTGAGGAGTGA
- a CDS encoding branched-chain amino acid ABC transporter permease translates to MVDIGLVADQVITGLSIGAQLFLVAIGLSLIFGVLDVLNFAHGALYMIGAYVAVTMVNGLTVFGVSFPRLGFWPGVIAALVVVGVLGALIEMGFIRRLYGRQEEVLDQLLLTFAFVLILTDLTRITFGTGQFVISPPAGLQGTVRFTDSLAAPTYRAFLVVMSLVVLGALFAVLRFTNIGRLVRATASDRDMARLLGIDVSRLYTGVFFVGALLAGLGGALAAPVGAVSPAMGNQVIINAFVVVVIGGLGSFTGAFVGAYVIGLLIAVGSIVISGAGQLLPFLAMIAVLVLKPQGLFGGEEGAT, encoded by the coding sequence ATGGTTGACATCGGCCTGGTCGCCGATCAGGTGATAACGGGCCTCAGCATCGGCGCCCAGCTGTTCCTCGTCGCCATCGGCCTGAGCCTCATCTTCGGCGTGCTCGACGTGCTCAACTTCGCACACGGCGCGCTGTACATGATCGGGGCCTACGTGGCCGTGACGATGGTCAACGGCCTCACCGTGTTCGGCGTGAGCTTCCCGCGGCTCGGTTTCTGGCCGGGCGTGATCGCGGCCCTGGTCGTCGTCGGCGTCCTCGGGGCGCTCATCGAGATGGGCTTCATCCGGCGGCTGTACGGCCGTCAGGAGGAGGTGCTAGACCAGTTGCTCCTGACGTTCGCGTTCGTGCTGATACTCACCGACCTCACGCGCATCACCTTCGGGACCGGCCAGTTCGTCATCTCGCCGCCGGCCGGGCTCCAGGGCACCGTCCGGTTCACCGACTCGCTGGCGGCGCCGACCTACCGGGCGTTCCTCGTGGTGATGTCGCTGGTCGTGCTCGGGGCGCTGTTCGCGGTACTCCGGTTCACCAACATCGGTCGGCTGGTCCGGGCGACCGCGAGCGACCGCGACATGGCCCGACTGCTGGGCATCGACGTCTCGCGGCTCTACACCGGCGTGTTCTTCGTCGGCGCCCTCCTCGCCGGCCTCGGCGGCGCGCTCGCCGCGCCGGTCGGGGCGGTCAGCCCGGCGATGGGCAACCAGGTCATCATCAACGCGTTCGTCGTGGTCGTCATCGGCGGGCTCGGCTCGTTCACGGGCGCGTTCGTCGGCGCGTACGTCATCGGCCTGCTCATCGCGGTCGGCAGCATCGTCATCTCCGGGGCGGGCCAGCTGCTGCCGTTCCTGGCGATGATCGCCGTGCTCGTGCTCAAGCCCCAGGGGCTGTTCGGCGGCGAGGAGGGAGCGACGTGA
- a CDS encoding ABC transporter substrate-binding protein, producing the protein MTSDNSPHENGDGEAESTGWNRRAFLGTAGAAGATGLVGPVGTVTAQDNPIRIGAVYLLSGLGQALGAASVAAAELTVKRINEAGGILDRDVELVVRDHENSAATANQHFRDLVQRQNVAAMIGLTSSGVTLSTAPTVAQLGVPLTLTDIGTPFITEHDEDTYGDNAQGTRVHFRTNANTAINTYAMARYANENLDVTRVANLGPDYAYGQQCWEYFKAFSNAMGADYEYVASQFPEVGASNMTPQINTVSNANPELVFTSFWAGDAVTFVQQATQQGLFEQATDVFDTLGADPTVFQALGNTMPEGVSYSSWYWHSTYDNENNNSFLDAWNQEYQNTDTIGVPSFTGPSAWSALWMYKRAMENAGSTNPDDVISQLEGMQYQDDPRGPISIDANSHQAQAPTIIGTTSSQDDVPYDGVGLQPSESISVDRSTLSDMLSQADTNLPPGV; encoded by the coding sequence ATGACATCCGATAACAGTCCCCACGAAAACGGGGACGGGGAAGCCGAATCGACGGGGTGGAATCGACGCGCCTTCCTCGGGACCGCCGGCGCGGCCGGCGCGACCGGGCTGGTGGGGCCGGTGGGGACCGTCACCGCACAGGACAACCCGATCCGGATCGGGGCGGTGTACCTGCTGTCGGGGCTGGGCCAGGCGCTGGGGGCGGCCTCGGTCGCGGCCGCCGAGCTCACGGTCAAACGCATCAACGAGGCGGGCGGCATCCTCGACCGGGACGTCGAACTCGTCGTCCGGGACCACGAGAACAGCGCCGCGACCGCCAACCAGCACTTCCGGGACCTGGTCCAGCGCCAGAACGTGGCCGCGATGATCGGGCTGACCTCCTCGGGCGTGACGCTGTCGACCGCGCCCACGGTCGCCCAGTTGGGCGTCCCGCTCACGCTGACCGACATCGGGACGCCGTTCATCACCGAGCACGACGAGGACACGTACGGCGACAACGCCCAGGGGACCCGGGTCCACTTCCGGACCAACGCGAACACCGCCATCAACACGTACGCGATGGCACGGTACGCCAACGAGAATCTGGACGTGACCCGGGTCGCCAACCTCGGACCGGACTACGCCTACGGCCAGCAGTGCTGGGAGTACTTCAAGGCGTTCTCGAACGCGATGGGCGCCGACTACGAGTACGTCGCCAGCCAGTTTCCCGAGGTGGGCGCCAGCAACATGACCCCGCAGATAAACACGGTATCGAACGCGAACCCCGAACTGGTGTTCACCTCGTTCTGGGCCGGCGACGCGGTCACCTTCGTCCAGCAGGCGACCCAGCAGGGGCTGTTCGAGCAGGCCACCGACGTGTTCGACACGCTCGGCGCCGACCCGACGGTGTTCCAGGCGCTCGGAAACACCATGCCCGAGGGGGTCAGCTACTCGTCGTGGTACTGGCACTCGACGTACGACAACGAAAACAACAACAGCTTCCTGGACGCCTGGAACCAGGAGTACCAGAACACCGACACCATCGGCGTCCCATCGTTCACCGGGCCGAGCGCGTGGTCGGCGCTCTGGATGTACAAGCGCGCGATGGAGAACGCCGGCAGCACCAACCCCGACGACGTCATCTCCCAGCTCGAGGGGATGCAGTACCAGGACGACCCGCGCGGGCCGATCAGCATCGACGCGAACTCCCACCAGGCCCAGGCCCCGACCATCATCGGGACCACCAGCAGCCAGGACGACGTCCCGTACGACGGGGTCGGACTCCAGCCCTCGGAGTCGATCAGCGTCGACCGCTCGACGCTCAGCGACATGCTGAGCCAGGCCGACACCAACCTGCCGCCGGGCGTCTGA
- a CDS encoding branched-chain amino acid ABC transporter permease: protein MSYTDTVRERVRDGDLAVVVAGVVVLALLAGAPLYLGPVETSLLITVLLVAIFGTAFNLLYGYTGLLSFGHAMFLAVAAYATAKVFNVVGPLLGLEELFGGASVLATFALAVLVGVGFATLLAVPIGYLSVQLEEIYFAMITLSFSMAVFVMLLQDITGQLADLLGLGETATELLVTNGDDGLIVSYQAMGEVDLFGWAFTFMNISDYLAFYFVVLSAFVGSMYALWRVVRSPFGRVCLAIRENPERARSLGIDVTRHSWATFVVSAAFTGLVGTMWAPLQSSVVPGIGHWTFSATPVLVTVIGGPYSFLGPTVGSFVYEYIRFTIDQYPALAARWQLVFGVILLSVVMFFENGVTGGIRSLWERARGELSSGDAAPAEGRGDREQG, encoded by the coding sequence ATGAGCTACACAGACACGGTACGCGAGCGCGTCCGGGACGGCGACCTGGCTGTCGTCGTCGCCGGCGTCGTCGTCCTCGCCCTGCTCGCGGGTGCGCCGCTGTACCTCGGGCCGGTCGAGACGTCGCTGCTCATCACGGTGCTGCTAGTCGCCATCTTCGGCACCGCGTTCAACCTGCTGTACGGCTACACCGGCCTGCTGTCGTTCGGCCACGCGATGTTCCTCGCGGTCGCCGCCTACGCGACCGCCAAGGTGTTCAACGTCGTCGGCCCCCTGCTGGGCCTCGAGGAGCTGTTCGGCGGCGCCAGCGTCCTTGCGACGTTCGCGCTCGCCGTCCTGGTGGGCGTCGGGTTCGCGACGCTGCTCGCGGTGCCCATCGGCTACCTCAGCGTCCAGCTCGAGGAGATCTACTTCGCGATGATCACGCTGTCGTTCAGCATGGCGGTGTTCGTGATGCTGCTCCAGGACATCACCGGCCAGCTCGCCGACCTCCTCGGCCTCGGCGAGACCGCCACCGAGCTGCTGGTCACCAACGGCGACGACGGGCTCATCGTCTCCTACCAGGCGATGGGCGAGGTCGACCTGTTCGGGTGGGCGTTCACGTTCATGAACATCTCCGACTACCTCGCGTTCTACTTCGTCGTCCTGTCGGCGTTCGTCGGCTCGATGTACGCGCTCTGGCGGGTCGTCCGGTCGCCGTTCGGCCGGGTCTGCCTGGCCATCCGGGAGAACCCCGAGCGCGCCCGGTCGCTGGGCATCGACGTGACGCGCCACTCGTGGGCGACGTTCGTGGTCAGCGCGGCGTTCACCGGGCTGGTCGGCACGATGTGGGCGCCCCTCCAGAGCAGCGTCGTCCCGGGCATCGGCCACTGGACGTTCTCGGCCACGCCCGTGCTCGTGACCGTCATCGGCGGGCCGTACTCGTTCCTCGGCCCGACGGTGGGGTCGTTCGTCTACGAGTACATCCGGTTCACCATCGACCAGTACCCGGCGCTGGCGGCCCGGTGGCAGCTCGTGTTCGGCGTCATCCTGCTGTCGGTCGTGATGTTCTTCGAGAACGGCGTCACCGGCGGCATCCGGAGCCTGTGGGAGCGGGCGCGCGGCGAACTCTCGTCGGGCGACGCCGCGCCCGCCGAGGGCCGGGGCGACCGGGAGCAGGGGTGA